A region from the Trueperaceae bacterium genome encodes:
- a CDS encoding DUF4188 domain-containing protein, which yields MRAIPGRYTASIEGDFVVFVIGMRINKLWKPHKWVPVMSAMGPMLRELFTHPEKGLLSTQFGWSGRTITLIQYWRSFEQLERFARDRNDPHLPAWRRFNRRVGTGGDVGIFHETFKVAAGAYETVYNNMPVIGLAAAGEHLPVAQRGETARQRIRADEPADHPTPISSMSRAGSARQ from the coding sequence ATGAGAGCCATCCCGGGCCGATACACAGCGAGCATAGAAGGCGACTTCGTCGTCTTCGTGATAGGCATGCGCATCAACAAGCTCTGGAAGCCGCACAAGTGGGTGCCGGTCATGAGCGCGATGGGACCCATGTTGAGGGAGCTGTTCACCCACCCCGAGAAAGGGTTGCTGAGCACCCAGTTCGGTTGGTCGGGGCGCACGATCACGCTCATCCAGTACTGGCGGAGCTTCGAGCAGCTGGAACGGTTCGCGCGCGACCGCAACGACCCCCACCTACCGGCATGGCGGCGCTTCAACCGAAGGGTCGGCACGGGCGGCGACGTGGGCATCTTCCACGAGACCTTCAAGGTCGCCGCAGGCGCATATGAGACCGTGTACAACAACATGCCCGTGATCGGGCTGGCCGCGGCAGGTGAGCACTTACCCGTCGCACAGCGCGGCGAGACGGCGCGCCAACGGATCCGCGCGGACGAGCCCGCTGACCACCCGACTCCGATAAGCTCGATGTCCCGAGCCGGAAGCGCGAGACAATAG
- a CDS encoding NAD-dependent epimerase/dehydratase family protein encodes MNSSHALHVIVGAGPVGTSLARRLAHEGERVRVLTRSGRDFGVAGVESLAVDANDVGKLTAAAHGARVLYNCANPGTYSAWEKEWPPLANAILAAAESTGAVLVTASNLYGYGPVDGPMTRATPLRPSDHKGALRARLWREALAAHEAGRVRVAEARASDYIGPALSIGNGLLARYAHATLGGKPAMVFADPDQPHTWTAIEDVAATLAVLGQDERAWGSAWIVPSNPALSVRRTLLDLHGERGLPEPRLWQVPRWTMHAGGAFVPLLREVTGVLYQFDAPFVADGSETTEQLGIAPTPWERVVRDTAAAWLARARAR; translated from the coding sequence ATGAACTCAAGTCACGCTCTTCACGTGATCGTCGGCGCCGGGCCGGTCGGAACCTCGCTGGCGCGACGACTCGCGCATGAGGGAGAGCGCGTGCGGGTGCTGACCCGCTCGGGCCGCGACTTCGGCGTGGCGGGGGTCGAGTCGCTCGCAGTGGACGCGAACGACGTAGGCAAGCTCACGGCCGCTGCACACGGAGCACGTGTGCTCTACAACTGCGCCAACCCGGGAACGTACTCGGCCTGGGAGAAGGAGTGGCCGCCGCTGGCAAACGCGATCCTGGCAGCGGCGGAAAGCACCGGCGCGGTGCTGGTGACTGCAAGCAACCTCTACGGCTACGGTCCTGTCGACGGACCCATGACGCGCGCGACGCCGTTGCGCCCCAGCGACCACAAGGGCGCGCTGCGAGCGCGACTGTGGCGGGAGGCGCTGGCCGCCCACGAGGCCGGGCGGGTGCGCGTCGCCGAGGCCAGGGCGTCCGACTACATCGGCCCGGCGTTGTCGATCGGCAACGGCCTGCTGGCGAGGTACGCACACGCGACGCTAGGGGGGAAGCCGGCGATGGTGTTCGCCGATCCCGACCAGCCCCACACCTGGACGGCCATCGAGGACGTCGCCGCCACCCTCGCGGTGCTCGGTCAGGACGAGCGGGCGTGGGGCTCGGCGTGGATCGTGCCGTCCAACCCGGCGCTGAGCGTTCGCCGGACCTTGCTCGACCTGCACGGCGAACGCGGGCTCCCCGAACCCCGGCTATGGCAGGTGCCCCGGTGGACGATGCACGCCGGGGGTGCGTTCGTCCCGCTGCTCCGGGAAGTCACGGGCGTCCTGTACCAGTTCGACGCGCCGTTCGTCGCCGATGGATCGGAGACGACCGAGCAGCTCGGGATCGCCCCGACGCCGTGGGAGC